One Theropithecus gelada isolate Dixy chromosome 18, Tgel_1.0, whole genome shotgun sequence DNA segment encodes these proteins:
- the SERPINB13 gene encoding serpin B13 isoform X2, which yields MDSLGAISTRFGFDLFKELKKTNDGNIFFSPVGLLTAIGMLLLGTRGATASQLEEVFHSEKGTKSSRTKAEDNEVIEKTEAIHQQFQKFLTEISKLTNDYELNIANRLFGEKTYLFLQKYLDYVEKYYHASLEPVDFVNAADESRKKINSWVESKTNETIKDLFPDGSISSSTKLVLVNTVYFKGQWDREFKKENTKEEKFWMNKSTSKSVQMMTQSHSFSFTFLEDLQAKILGIPYKNNDLSMFVLLPNDIDGLEKIIDKISPEKLVEWTSPGHMEERRVNLHLPRFEVEDSYDLEAVLAAMGIGDAFSEHKADYSGMSSLSGLHAQKFLHSSFVAVTEEGTEAAAATGIGFTVTSAPGHENVHCNHPFLFFIRHNESNSILFFGRFSSP from the exons ATGGATTCACTGGGCGCCATCAGCACTCGATTTGggtttgatcttttcaaagagctgaagaaaacaaatgatggCAACATCTTCTTTTCCCCTGTGGGCCTCTTGACTGCCATTGGCATGCTCCTCCTGGGGACCCGAGGAGCCACCGCTTCCCAGTTGGAGGAG GTATTTCACTCTGAAAAAGGCACGAAGAGCTCAAGAACAAAGGCTGAAGACAACGAGGTG attGAGAAGACAGAAGCAATACATCAACAATTCCAAAAGTTTTTGACTGAAATAAGCAAACTCACTAATGATTATGAACTGAACATAGCCAACAGGCTGTTTGGAGAAAAAACATACCTCTTCCTTCAA AAATACTTAGATTATGTTGAAAAATATTATCATGCATCTCTGGAACCTGTTGATTTTGTAAACGCAGCAGATGAAAGTCGAAAGAAGATTAATTCCTGGgttgaaagcaaaacaaatg AAACAATCAAGGACTTGTTCCCAGATGGCTCTATTAGTAGCTCTACCAAGCTGGTGCTGGTGAACACAGTTTATTTTAAAGGGCAATGGGACAGGgagtttaagaaagaaaatactaaggAAGAGAAATTTTGGATGAATAAG AGCACAAGTAAATCTGTGCAGATGATGACACAGAGCCATTCCTTTAGCTTCACTTTCCTGGAGGACTTGCAGGCCAAAATTCTAGGGATTCCATATAAAAACAATGACCTAAGCATGTTTGTGCTTCTGCCCAACGACATCGATGGTCTGGAGAAG ataatagataaaataAGTCCTGAGAAATTGGTAGAGTGGACTAGTCCAGGGCATATGGAAGAAAGAAGGGTGAATCTGCACTTGCCCCGGTTTGAGGTGGAGGACAGTTACGACCTTGAGGCGGTCCTGGCTGCCATGGGGATAGGCGATGCCTTCAGTGAGCACAAAGCTGACTACTCGGGAATGTCCTCACTCTCCGGGTTGCACGCCCAGAAGTTCCTGCACAGTTCCTTTGTGGCGGTAACTGAAGAAGGCACCGAGGCTGCAGCTGCCACCGGCATAGGCTTTACTGTCACATCCGCCCCAGGTCATGAAAATGTTCACTGCAATCATCCCTTCCTGTTCTTCATCAGGCACAATGAATCCAACAGCATCCTCTTCTTTGGCAGATTTTCTTCTCCTTAA
- the SERPINB13 gene encoding serpin B13 isoform X1, with product MDSLGAISTRFGFDLFKELKKTNDGNIFFSPVGLLTAIGMLLLGTRGATASQLEEVFHSEKGTKSSRTKAEDNEVVRIKAEGKEIEKTEAIHQQFQKFLTEISKLTNDYELNIANRLFGEKTYLFLQKYLDYVEKYYHASLEPVDFVNAADESRKKINSWVESKTNETIKDLFPDGSISSSTKLVLVNTVYFKGQWDREFKKENTKEEKFWMNKSTSKSVQMMTQSHSFSFTFLEDLQAKILGIPYKNNDLSMFVLLPNDIDGLEKIIDKISPEKLVEWTSPGHMEERRVNLHLPRFEVEDSYDLEAVLAAMGIGDAFSEHKADYSGMSSLSGLHAQKFLHSSFVAVTEEGTEAAAATGIGFTVTSAPGHENVHCNHPFLFFIRHNESNSILFFGRFSSP from the exons ATGGATTCACTGGGCGCCATCAGCACTCGATTTGggtttgatcttttcaaagagctgaagaaaacaaatgatggCAACATCTTCTTTTCCCCTGTGGGCCTCTTGACTGCCATTGGCATGCTCCTCCTGGGGACCCGAGGAGCCACCGCTTCCCAGTTGGAGGAG GTATTTCACTCTGAAAAAGGCACGAAGAGCTCAAGAACAAAGGCTGAAGACAACGAGGTGGTGAGAATAAAGGCTGAAGGAAAAGAG attGAGAAGACAGAAGCAATACATCAACAATTCCAAAAGTTTTTGACTGAAATAAGCAAACTCACTAATGATTATGAACTGAACATAGCCAACAGGCTGTTTGGAGAAAAAACATACCTCTTCCTTCAA AAATACTTAGATTATGTTGAAAAATATTATCATGCATCTCTGGAACCTGTTGATTTTGTAAACGCAGCAGATGAAAGTCGAAAGAAGATTAATTCCTGGgttgaaagcaaaacaaatg AAACAATCAAGGACTTGTTCCCAGATGGCTCTATTAGTAGCTCTACCAAGCTGGTGCTGGTGAACACAGTTTATTTTAAAGGGCAATGGGACAGGgagtttaagaaagaaaatactaaggAAGAGAAATTTTGGATGAATAAG AGCACAAGTAAATCTGTGCAGATGATGACACAGAGCCATTCCTTTAGCTTCACTTTCCTGGAGGACTTGCAGGCCAAAATTCTAGGGATTCCATATAAAAACAATGACCTAAGCATGTTTGTGCTTCTGCCCAACGACATCGATGGTCTGGAGAAG ataatagataaaataAGTCCTGAGAAATTGGTAGAGTGGACTAGTCCAGGGCATATGGAAGAAAGAAGGGTGAATCTGCACTTGCCCCGGTTTGAGGTGGAGGACAGTTACGACCTTGAGGCGGTCCTGGCTGCCATGGGGATAGGCGATGCCTTCAGTGAGCACAAAGCTGACTACTCGGGAATGTCCTCACTCTCCGGGTTGCACGCCCAGAAGTTCCTGCACAGTTCCTTTGTGGCGGTAACTGAAGAAGGCACCGAGGCTGCAGCTGCCACCGGCATAGGCTTTACTGTCACATCCGCCCCAGGTCATGAAAATGTTCACTGCAATCATCCCTTCCTGTTCTTCATCAGGCACAATGAATCCAACAGCATCCTCTTCTTTGGCAGATTTTCTTCTCCTTAA
- the SERPINB13 gene encoding serpin B13 isoform X3, giving the protein MDSLGAISTRFGFDLFKELKKTNDGNIFFSPVGLLTAIGMLLLGTRGATASQLEEVFHSEKGTKSSRTKAEDNEVVRIKDLFPDGSISSSTKLVLVNTVYFKGQWDREFKKENTKEEKFWMNKSTSKSVQMMTQSHSFSFTFLEDLQAKILGIPYKNNDLSMFVLLPNDIDGLEKIIDKISPEKLVEWTSPGHMEERRVNLHLPRFEVEDSYDLEAVLAAMGIGDAFSEHKADYSGMSSLSGLHAQKFLHSSFVAVTEEGTEAAAATGIGFTVTSAPGHENVHCNHPFLFFIRHNESNSILFFGRFSSP; this is encoded by the exons ATGGATTCACTGGGCGCCATCAGCACTCGATTTGggtttgatcttttcaaagagctgaagaaaacaaatgatggCAACATCTTCTTTTCCCCTGTGGGCCTCTTGACTGCCATTGGCATGCTCCTCCTGGGGACCCGAGGAGCCACCGCTTCCCAGTTGGAGGAG GTATTTCACTCTGAAAAAGGCACGAAGAGCTCAAGAACAAAGGCTGAAGACAACGAGGTGGTGAGAATAAAG GACTTGTTCCCAGATGGCTCTATTAGTAGCTCTACCAAGCTGGTGCTGGTGAACACAGTTTATTTTAAAGGGCAATGGGACAGGgagtttaagaaagaaaatactaaggAAGAGAAATTTTGGATGAATAAG AGCACAAGTAAATCTGTGCAGATGATGACACAGAGCCATTCCTTTAGCTTCACTTTCCTGGAGGACTTGCAGGCCAAAATTCTAGGGATTCCATATAAAAACAATGACCTAAGCATGTTTGTGCTTCTGCCCAACGACATCGATGGTCTGGAGAAG ataatagataaaataAGTCCTGAGAAATTGGTAGAGTGGACTAGTCCAGGGCATATGGAAGAAAGAAGGGTGAATCTGCACTTGCCCCGGTTTGAGGTGGAGGACAGTTACGACCTTGAGGCGGTCCTGGCTGCCATGGGGATAGGCGATGCCTTCAGTGAGCACAAAGCTGACTACTCGGGAATGTCCTCACTCTCCGGGTTGCACGCCCAGAAGTTCCTGCACAGTTCCTTTGTGGCGGTAACTGAAGAAGGCACCGAGGCTGCAGCTGCCACCGGCATAGGCTTTACTGTCACATCCGCCCCAGGTCATGAAAATGTTCACTGCAATCATCCCTTCCTGTTCTTCATCAGGCACAATGAATCCAACAGCATCCTCTTCTTTGGCAGATTTTCTTCTCCTTAA